One stretch of Actinacidiphila sp. DG2A-62 DNA includes these proteins:
- a CDS encoding ATP-binding protein: MKTWPPTPRSVAKARWLLLGHLEVWGLDSLAGDAVLVLTELVTNAVKHAHPPYGNVIATRFERLEHGVRIEVHDIAEQRPQLRSASDDAESGRGLLLVDALCEGQWGVQDREGPGKIVWAVLSRTGGPQGTRNRAAV, from the coding sequence GTGAAGACGTGGCCGCCCACGCCTCGTTCGGTCGCCAAGGCGCGGTGGCTGCTGCTCGGGCACCTGGAGGTGTGGGGCCTGGACAGCCTGGCGGGCGATGCCGTGTTGGTGCTGACCGAGCTGGTGACCAACGCCGTGAAGCACGCGCACCCGCCGTACGGGAATGTGATCGCGACGCGGTTCGAGCGGCTGGAGCACGGCGTGCGCATCGAGGTGCACGACATCGCCGAGCAGCGCCCGCAGCTCCGGAGCGCGTCGGACGACGCCGAGTCGGGGCGCGGGCTCCTCCTGGTCGACGCACTCTGCGAGGGGCAGTGGGGCGTGCAGGACCGCGAAGGGCCGGGGAAGATCGTCTGGGCTGTCCTGTCGCGTACCGGTGGGCCGCAGGGAACGAGGAACCGTGCCGCTGTGTGA
- a CDS encoding helix-turn-helix domain-containing protein has protein sequence MSTPTPNGTLRAVRMGLLMSQDDFARALREAGERAGAPNDASKRLVQRWESGTTAAPRAVYARALESVTGLPIESLGFAAPVPEARLASDGHGGHDLEARTAGTTTRGAQPTARASTPSNYSGVWLSRYEYYSSGRQDTFTGLHHVVVLQHGSRLTVRSIPGSADSQLTMDLTVDGPVVTGTWVEQTADESYYRGARYHGAIQMLAEPTGRRLSGKWVGFGKEMDVNTGPWDLVFQDASTNKATLAAYGRRPESA, from the coding sequence ATGAGCACACCAACGCCGAACGGCACTCTGCGAGCGGTCCGGATGGGGCTGCTCATGTCGCAGGACGACTTCGCCCGCGCGCTGCGTGAGGCCGGCGAGCGGGCGGGGGCGCCCAACGACGCCAGCAAGCGACTCGTCCAGCGATGGGAGAGCGGTACGACGGCGGCCCCGCGCGCCGTGTACGCCCGCGCCCTGGAGTCCGTCACGGGGCTGCCCATAGAGTCGCTCGGGTTCGCCGCGCCCGTTCCGGAAGCGCGCCTCGCGAGCGACGGCCACGGCGGGCACGACCTTGAGGCGCGTACCGCCGGGACGACGACCCGAGGGGCCCAGCCCACTGCGAGGGCCTCGACGCCGTCCAACTACAGCGGCGTATGGCTGAGTCGTTACGAGTACTACTCGAGCGGACGCCAGGACACGTTCACCGGCCTTCACCATGTCGTGGTGCTCCAGCACGGGAGCCGCCTCACCGTGCGCAGCATCCCCGGCTCGGCGGACTCGCAGCTCACCATGGACCTGACCGTCGACGGCCCTGTCGTCACGGGCACTTGGGTCGAGCAGACGGCCGACGAGAGCTATTACCGGGGCGCCCGCTATCACGGGGCGATTCAGATGCTCGCCGAACCCACCGGCCGTCGCCTGAGCGGAAAGTGGGTCGGCTTCGGGAAGGAGATGGACGTCAACACCGGCCCCTGGGACCTCGTCTTCCAGGACGCCTCGACCAACAAGGCGACTCTGGCCGCGTACGGTCGTCGCCCGGAGAGCGCGTAG
- a CDS encoding ABC transporter ATP-binding protein: protein MEHAVELREVRRTYGKGDAAVHALRGVDLALPRQSFTAVMGPSGSGKSTFLQCAAGLDRPTSGAVLLGGQDITGLGENQLTRLRRSRVGFVFQSFNLLPSLTVQQNVLLPQRLAGRRPDRARAAAVLASVGLEGHGRRRPGQLSGGQQQRVAIARALVTEPEVVFADEPTGALDTGTARDVLGLLRRAVDAMGATVVMVTHDPVAASYADRVLFLADGALAGQLTSPDPTAIADRMVALTARGGSLGAAA, encoded by the coding sequence ATGGAGCACGCGGTCGAACTGCGTGAGGTGCGCCGCACCTACGGGAAGGGCGACGCCGCCGTGCACGCGCTGCGCGGCGTGGACCTGGCGCTGCCACGGCAGAGCTTCACCGCCGTGATGGGACCCTCCGGCTCCGGCAAGAGCACCTTCCTGCAGTGCGCGGCCGGGCTGGACCGGCCGACCTCGGGCGCGGTGCTGCTCGGCGGCCAGGACATCACCGGGCTCGGCGAGAACCAGCTGACCCGGCTGCGGCGCAGCCGCGTCGGCTTCGTCTTCCAGTCCTTCAACCTGCTGCCGTCGCTGACCGTGCAGCAGAACGTCCTGCTGCCGCAGCGCCTGGCCGGGCGCCGCCCGGACCGCGCGCGGGCGGCGGCGGTGCTCGCCTCGGTCGGCCTGGAGGGGCACGGCAGGCGGCGCCCCGGGCAGCTGTCCGGCGGACAGCAGCAGCGGGTGGCGATCGCCCGCGCGCTGGTCACCGAGCCCGAGGTGGTCTTCGCCGACGAGCCGACCGGCGCGCTGGACACCGGCACCGCGCGCGACGTGCTCGGGCTGCTGCGGCGCGCGGTGGACGCGATGGGCGCCACCGTCGTCATGGTCACCCACGACCCGGTCGCCGCCTCGTACGCCGACCGGGTGCTCTTCCTCGCCGACGGCGCGCTGGCCGGACAGCTCACCTCGCCCGACCCGACCGCGATCGCCGACCGCATGGTCGCGCTGACCGCGCGCGGCGGCTCGCTGGGGGCCGCGGCGTGA
- a CDS encoding ABC transporter permease — MNGLARASVRFRPASFVGTFVALLFAAAVVTACGTLLQTGITAHVPPARYAHVPVVVAADPQASVTTGHGDDRDTESEPLTDRPRLPAALATRVAALPSVAAAVPDVSFPATAAHLPDLTVRDWSAHTIASTASAGDAASAGDAASAGDAASTGDAASDTASAAPSGAGPAVHAPGAGEVVLDAAAARAAGAGVGDRITLTTPAGTATYRVSGVLGGGTAARAAGPGSAPEAYVADSVASALAGHPGLADAIAVYGRPGVATPDLAAQVRKALANQGQAPHAQRQAQARAQGQAQTQTQGQVRAQGQAQSQGQAQSQGQTQTQGQAQTQTQGQAQTQTQGQTQTQTQGQAQTQAQAHGQSEAEAETPDPTLPHLKVWTGQDRGAAEAPDLATAREMLIALGASFGGIAAATAVFVVMGTVSLAVGQRGREIALLRAVGATPRQIRRTVAVEALLVAPLAGAAGILPGLALARWWFDQLVDRDAVPRGVTLSVGWIPMVVAIGAGLLASLLAGYLAARRPSRARPSRALGEAAVERRRPGVIRTVLGVAALAGGCVLSAVAAYTTGDDAASVALGVVFSFMVAVALLGPVVAWFAAVVLGLPLRAARSAPAALAAANTRAGARRLAFAITPIVLVTAFCGTLLCMQDSITHTAQRQVREGVVADQVLGSSGPGLPASAAPRAARAPGVDTAVGVLRTGALYRAGGSLNSADVLGVGGDPARLPKVLDLDLRSGSLGALTGDGRTVAVDTLLAGTAKVKVGGRLSLWLGDGTQIRPRVVAVYGRGLGLGQLLLPRAAVAPHAATAYDTQVLVRDRAGARPADVGRALAGLGEPGLTVTDRAGYRASVNKDLELNAWANRVMAAVLGGFAAVAAGNTLVMTVLDRRREVALLRLAGTTRRQVLRMMRWEALLVSAAGLLIGGAIAWVTLVPVARGLTGGAPHVQPGTALGIAAATVVLGLAATALPARALLRTTPAAAGTPRE, encoded by the coding sequence GTGAACGGCCTCGCCCGCGCCTCGGTGCGGTTCCGCCCGGCGTCCTTCGTCGGCACGTTCGTCGCGCTGCTGTTCGCCGCGGCCGTGGTGACCGCGTGCGGCACGCTGCTGCAGACCGGCATCACCGCGCACGTGCCGCCGGCCCGCTACGCCCATGTGCCGGTCGTCGTCGCGGCCGATCCGCAGGCGAGCGTCACCACCGGCCACGGCGACGACCGGGACACCGAGTCCGAGCCGCTCACCGACCGGCCCCGCCTGCCGGCCGCGCTCGCCACGCGCGTCGCCGCGCTGCCGTCGGTGGCCGCGGCCGTGCCCGACGTCTCCTTCCCGGCCACGGCCGCGCACCTGCCGGACCTGACGGTCCGCGACTGGTCCGCCCACACGATCGCCTCGACGGCGTCCGCCGGGGATGCGGCGTCGGCGGGGGATGCGGCGTCGGCGGGGGACGCGGCGTCCACGGGGGATGCGGCGTCCGATACGGCGTCCGCCGCACCGTCGGGCGCGGGGCCGGCCGTTCACGCCCCTGGCGCCGGCGAGGTGGTGTTGGACGCCGCGGCCGCGCGGGCGGCCGGGGCCGGGGTGGGGGACCGGATCACGCTGACGACGCCCGCGGGGACCGCGACGTACCGGGTGTCCGGGGTGCTCGGCGGCGGCACGGCGGCACGGGCGGCGGGGCCGGGGTCCGCGCCGGAGGCCTACGTCGCGGACTCCGTCGCCTCGGCACTCGCCGGGCACCCGGGGCTGGCGGACGCGATCGCGGTGTACGGGCGGCCCGGCGTGGCGACGCCGGACCTGGCGGCACAGGTCAGGAAGGCGCTGGCGAACCAGGGCCAGGCGCCGCACGCCCAGAGGCAGGCCCAGGCCCGCGCACAGGGCCAAGCCCAGACCCAGACCCAGGGCCAAGTCCGGGCCCAGGGCCAAGCCCAGAGCCAGGGCCAAGCCCAGAGCCAGGGCCAGACCCAGACCCAGGGCCAAGCCCAGACCCAGACCCAGGGCCAAGCCCAGACCCAGACCCAGGGTCAGACCCAGACCCAGACCCAGGGTCAGGCCCAGACCCAGGCCCAGGCGCATGGCCAGAGCGAGGCCGAGGCCGAGACGCCGGACCCGACCCTGCCGCACCTGAAGGTGTGGACCGGCCAGGACCGCGGCGCCGCCGAAGCGCCGGACCTGGCGACCGCGCGCGAGATGCTGATCGCGCTCGGCGCGTCCTTCGGCGGGATCGCCGCCGCGACCGCGGTGTTCGTGGTGATGGGCACGGTCTCCCTCGCGGTCGGCCAGCGCGGCCGGGAGATCGCGCTGCTGCGCGCGGTCGGCGCGACGCCGCGGCAGATCCGCCGCACGGTGGCGGTCGAGGCGCTGCTCGTCGCGCCGCTCGCGGGCGCCGCCGGCATCCTGCCGGGCCTGGCGCTGGCCCGCTGGTGGTTCGACCAGCTCGTGGACCGGGACGCGGTGCCGCGCGGCGTGACGCTGTCCGTCGGCTGGATCCCGATGGTCGTCGCGATCGGCGCGGGCCTGCTCGCCTCGCTGCTGGCCGGCTACCTGGCCGCGCGCCGCCCGTCCCGGGCCCGGCCCAGCCGGGCGCTGGGCGAGGCCGCGGTGGAGCGCCGCCGCCCCGGCGTGATCCGTACCGTGCTGGGCGTGGCCGCGCTGGCCGGCGGCTGCGTGCTGTCCGCGGTCGCCGCGTACACCACCGGCGACGACGCCGCGTCCGTCGCCCTCGGCGTGGTCTTCAGCTTCATGGTCGCCGTCGCCCTGCTGGGTCCCGTGGTGGCCTGGTTCGCCGCGGTCGTGCTCGGGCTGCCGCTGCGCGCGGCCCGGTCCGCGCCCGCCGCGCTCGCCGCCGCCAACACCCGCGCGGGCGCCCGTCGGCTGGCTTTCGCGATCACGCCGATCGTGCTGGTCACCGCCTTCTGCGGCACGCTGCTGTGCATGCAGGACTCGATCACGCACACCGCGCAGCGGCAGGTCCGCGAGGGGGTCGTGGCCGACCAGGTGCTGGGCTCGTCGGGGCCGGGGCTGCCCGCCTCCGCCGCGCCGCGCGCGGCCCGCGCACCGGGCGTGGACACGGCGGTCGGGGTGCTGCGCACCGGCGCGCTCTACCGCGCCGGGGGATCGCTGAACTCCGCGGACGTCCTCGGCGTCGGCGGCGACCCGGCCCGGCTGCCGAAGGTCCTCGACCTCGATCTGAGGTCGGGCTCGCTCGGCGCGCTGACCGGCGACGGCCGCACCGTCGCGGTCGACACGCTGCTCGCCGGCACCGCGAAGGTGAAGGTCGGCGGGCGCCTGTCGCTGTGGCTGGGCGACGGCACGCAGATCCGCCCGCGCGTCGTCGCGGTCTACGGGCGCGGCCTGGGCCTGGGCCAACTGCTGCTGCCGCGCGCCGCGGTCGCCCCGCACGCCGCCACCGCGTACGACACGCAGGTGCTGGTGCGCGACCGGGCCGGCGCGCGCCCCGCGGACGTCGGCCGGGCGCTGGCCGGGCTCGGCGAGCCGGGGCTGACCGTCACCGACCGCGCGGGCTACCGGGCGAGCGTGAACAAGGACCTGGAGCTGAACGCCTGGGCCAACCGGGTGATGGCCGCGGTGCTCGGCGGCTTCGCGGCCGTCGCCGCGGGCAACACGCTGGTGATGACGGTGCTGGACCGCCGCCGGGAGGTCGCGCTGCTGCGGCTGGCCGGCACCACGCGCCGCCAAGTGCTGCGGATGATGCGCTGGGAGGCGCTGCTGGTGTCCGCCGCGGGACTGCTGATCGGCGGGGCCATCGCGTGGGTCACGCTGGTCCCCGTCGCCCGCGGTCTGACCGGCGGCGCGCCGCACGTGCAGCCGGGCACCGCCCTCGGCATCGCCGCGGCCACCGTCGTCCTGGGCCTGGCGGCGACCGCGCTGCCCGCCAGGGCCCTGCTGCGCACCACGCCGGCCGCGGCGGGCACGCCCCGCGAGTGA